The Papaver somniferum cultivar HN1 chromosome 3, ASM357369v1, whole genome shotgun sequence genome includes a region encoding these proteins:
- the LOC113359939 gene encoding putative invertase inhibitor: MVNQSVLSISLVSSLLHVFLVLNLYGVNGDTGAMISDLCKNISAHSYGDPKYDFCISSLKANPMSKTSDIFGLALISMELCSTNATNVSIYVRKNGAFDTVQDAMEAFKDKDYEGALGVGVARIWAGTCKDGFDEFGLDFGPLSKQHVKDTTILTHSKQ, translated from the exons ATGGTGAACCAGTCAGTCTTATCAATTTCCCTGGTTTCATCACTCCTCCATGTTTTTCTTGTTCTCAACTTGTATGGTGTGAATGGAGATACAGGAGCCATGATCAGTGATTTATGTAAGAATATATCAGCGCATAGTTACGGCGACCCAAAATATGACTTTTGTATTTCATCTCTGAAAGCCAATCCTATGAGCAAAACTTCAGATATTTTTGGACTTGCTTTAATATCAATGGAGCTATGTTCCACCAATGCGACTAATGTTAGCATATATGTTAGAAAAAACGG AGCTTTTGATACAGTTCAAGACGCCATGGAAGCATTTAAAGATAAAGATTACGAGGGTGCTCTTGGTGTGGGTGTTGCGAGGATATGGGCAGGTACTTGCAAAGATGGATTTGAcgagtttggtttagattttggtCCATTAAGCAAACAACATGTTAAGGATACAACTATCCTCACTCATTCAAAGCAGTAA